Within the Ornithinimicrobium humiphilum genome, the region GATCGTCGCCTTCGCCGCGGTCACGATGGTCCTTGGCAGCTCACGGATCAGAGGGCTGGCCTCCCTCGGCCTCGGCCTGCTCATCGGGCTCGTCGGCCTCGACATCACCACCGGCCAGGACCGCCTGACCTTCGGTGCGCCTGGTCTGCTCGACGGGGTCGACGTCGTGATCGTCGCGGTCGGCATCTTCGCCGTGGGAGAAACGCTCTGGATCGCGATGCATCTTCGTCAGAAGCCTGTCGAGGTCATCCCGGTCGGACGTCCGTGGATGAGCAAGGAGGACTGGCAGAGGTCGTGGAAACCGTGGCTACGGGGGGCCGGCATCGGATTCCCGTTCGGGGCTATGCCCGCCGGTGGGGCGGAGATCCCGACCTACCTGTCCTTCGTGACCGAGAAGCGGCTGTCCAAGAAGCCCGAGGACTTCGGGCACGGGGCGATCGAGGGCGTCGCCGGCCCCGAGGCGGCAAACAATGCGTCCGCCGCAGGAGTCCTCGTCCCGCTGCTCACCCTGGGCCTGCCCACGTCCGCGACTGCGGCGGTCCTCCTGGCGGCCTTCCAGCAGTTCGGCATCCAACCGGGGCCGCTCCTGTTCAACAACGAGCCGCAGCTGGTGTGGGCGCTGATCGCCAGCCTCTTCGTCGGCAACACCCTCCTGCTACTGCTCAACCTCCCCCTGGCACCGGTCTGGGCAAAGCTCCTGCGCATCCCCAGGCCCTACCTCTACGCCGGGATCCTGTTCTTCGCGGCCATCGGGTCCTACGCCGCGGACGGGACGACCATCGGCCTCTACACCCTCTTCGTGATGGGACTGCTGGGCCTCGTGATGCGACGCTACGGGCTGTCCGTCGTGCCGCTGATCATCGGTGTCATCCTGGGGCCGAGGGCGGAGATGCAGCTGCGGAGGGCGCTCCAGCTCTCGGACGGTGACGTCTCGGTGCTCGTCGCCACACCTCTGTCGATCGTGCTCTACTCCTTCGTCGCCCTCGCCGTCGCCGTGCCACTCGTGTGGAAGTGGTGGCGCGTCTCTCGGCCAGCCGCCTCGGTGTGACACCACAGACCCCCATCTAGACGTCACCCCGGTGCCACGAGGCACCGGGGTGACGCGTCTCCACCTGCTGTTCGACAGGTCTTCGGCCACGCATGCTTGTCGGGCCTCTCCTCCCCTGCAGCGGGATGCCGTCCGTGGCCCTGGCCGGTCGCCTCTGGAATGGCCGCGCGGAGTGCACTTCGTGGCGTCACGAGCGGGGTTTCCCCCACAGGGCCTGGGGTGGACGCACCCGCCGAGGCCTTCGACCTGGTCAGGTTCGCCTTCGCGCTCAGACGAAGCGGGAGCGCAGGGCGAGGGAGACGTAGACGAGGCCGACCAGGACCGGCACCTCGATGAGCGGTCCGACGATGGCGGCGACCGCCTCCCCGGAGGTGATGCCGAAGGTGGCGATCGCGACGGCGATGGCGAGCTCGAAGTTGTTGCCGGCTGCGGTGAAGGCGAGCGTCGTGGTGCGCTCGTACGACATACCCAGGACCGCGCCGAGCGCGAAGCCTGCACTCCACATCAGGCCGAAGTAGAGCAGCAGCGGCACCGCCAGGCGCGCGACGTCCAACGGCTGGGAGGTGATGCGGTCGCCCTGCAGGGCGAACAGCAGCACGATGGTGAACAGCAGGCCGCGCAGCGCCCAGGGGCTGACAGCCGGGAGGAAGCGCCCCTCGTACCAGGCCCGGCCACGGGCCCGCTCGCCCCAGACGCGCGAGAGCGCCCCGGCCAGCAGCGGGATGCCGAGGAAGATCAGCACCGAGGTGGCGATCTGCCAGGGGGACACGTCCAGCACCGCCTGGTCCAGGCCGAGCCAGCCGGGCAGGACGGAGAGGTAGAACCAGCTCAGGCCCGCGAAGGCGAGGACCTGGAAGAGCGAGTTGAGGGCGACCAGGACGGCAGCGGCCTCGCGGTCGCCGCAGGCCAGGTCGTTCCAGATGACGACCATCGCGATGCACCGGGCCAGGCCGACGATGATCAGCCCGGTGCGGTATGCCGGCAGGTCGGCCAGGAAGACCCAGGCCAGGGCGAACATCAGCGCCGGTCCGACCAGCCAGTTGAGGACCAACGAGCTGAGCAGGAGGCGGCGGTCGGAGACGACGGAGCCGAGCCGGTCGTAGCGGACCTTGGCCAGCACCGGGTACATCATCACGAGCAGCCCGAGAGCGATCGGCAGCGAGATGCCGTCGACCTCCACGGCCCCCAGCCAGGCACCCAGGCCGGGGACGAGTCGGCCGAGCAGCAGTCCCCCACCATCGCCGCACCGATCCACACCGGGAGGTACTTGTCGGTGGTGGACAGGTGCGTGACAGGAGCCGCTGCGGGCGACTCGGTGCCCGGTGCGCGGGAGCTCATGCCGATCCGATCCATAGACGAACGTCGATGGGAGCATTCTGACGGTCGGCCCCGCTCGAAGCCAATCTGGCCCGACCGGGACGGCGTCCCGGCTCATGCGAGCGTCAGGAAGAGCTTCTCCATCACCGCCTGGTCCTCGGGCTGCACGCCCTCCGGCGAGCTCAGGCACTGCTTGAGGCCCGAGGACACGATCGCGAAGCCGGCCCGGTCGAGGGCCTTGCTGGCGGCCGCGAGCTGGGTGACGACGTCCTTGCAGTCGCGTCCCTCCTCGATGAGGCGGATGACGCCGCCGATCTGCCCCTGGGCGCGGCGGAGCCGGTTGATCACGGGGGCCATCTCGTCCTCATTCAGCGTGACCATGGGTCTCCTTCGGTGGTCGAGGCGGCCCCTGTCGGAGCGACCTGCTCGCCAGGATACCGCCAGGGGTATGCCGTGGTGCGGCCCACGCACGGGGCTGAGCCGGGCACGGTCAGCGACGGCCCATGAGCCGCGAGAGGAACGAGCCGCTGCTCGCGGGCGCAGGGGTCTCGACGTGACCGGGGCAGCGCTGGCCCGCTGGCACGTTCTTCATCACCTCGTCGACGTGCTGGCCGCATCCGGCCCAGGTCGTCTTGCCGCAGCTCCTGCAGGTGGTGGGACGGCACATCGGAGTTCTCCTTCGGTGGTGGTGGTGGTGGGGTCGAGGGGATCGGACGGGAGCGTTCAGGCGGTGCGGGCGACGAGGCGGCGCAGGGGGCAGGCGGGCACGACAAACCAGCACGCCGCCGCCAGGGCCAGCACGGCCGCACCGGCGAGGGCGGCCGGCCAGAGCGGGACGCCGAGCTCCTGGACGAGCACGACGGCACCCATGGCGAGGACGAAGAGGCCGAAGCCGGCGCGCAGGGCCCGCTCGGGGACGACGCCGGCGAGGCGGGCCCCGAGGAAGGAGCCGACGACCGCGGCGGCGGTCACGCCGAGCACCAGCGGCCAGTGGAGCTGCACCGAGGCGAGGTAGCCGACCAGCCCGGCGAACGACTTCAGCGCGATGACGAGCAGGGAGGTGGCCACGGCGGCGGACATCGGCAGCCCGCCGAGCAGGACGAGCGCCGGGACGACGAGGAATCCCCCGCCGGCGCCGACGACGCCGGTCACGAGACCGATCACGAGGCCCTCGAGCACCACCGTGGGCACCGGCAGCTCCCGGACGACGGACTCGGGAGCACTCCGGCGCCCGCGGATCATCGCGACGGCCGTGGCGAGCATCATGAGCGCGAAGGCGATCATGAGCAGCGTCCCCGGGAGGTGGCCCCCGATCAGCCCGCCCAGGAAGGCGCCGGCCATGCCCGCGGCACCGAAGACCAGGCCGGTCCGCCACCGCACGCGGCGGGCCCGGGCGTGGGCGAGGACGCTCACGGCCGACGTCACGCCGACGACGAAGAGCGAGGCGGCGATGGCCTCCTTGGCCTCCAGCCCGGCGACGTAGGTCAGGATCGGGACGGTCAGGATCGAGCCTCCCCCGCCGAGCAGGCCGAGGGCGACCCCGACCAGGACGGCCAGCAGCAGCGTGAGTCCGAGGGTCAGGGACAGGGTCACGGGAGCTCTCCTCGTCGATCGAGCGCGTCGGCCGGTCAGCCGGCCGCGCCGGCGCGGCCCGCCGTCTCCTGCAGCCACCCGGCGTAGCTGCCCTCGAGCTCGACGACGTCGAGGCCGGCGCGGCGCAGCGCAGACGCGGCGACGCTGTTGCGGACGCCGGACTGGCAGAAGGTCACGATCTGGCCGTCGCGCGGCAGCCGGTCGGTGTGCCACAGCACGCGGCCGGCGGAGAGCTGCTCGGCGCCGGGGATGGTGCCGGCGGCATGCTCGGTCCTGGTGCGGACGTCGAGGAGGAGGGCGCGCTCCATACCCTCGAGGTCGGCGGGCGGGACGGTCGCGGGCCTCTCCAACGGGAGCCCGTCGAACGAGGTGACGTAGCCGGTCACGTCGTCCACGCCGACGCGCACCAGGTGGTCCCGGAGGTCCTGGGCGCTCGCTCGATCAGGAGCGAGGAGCACCAACGGGCGGTCGTCCGCCTCCGGGTCGTAGGCCCAGGCGCCGTAGGTGGCGGCCTTGTCGGGCACCGGGATCGACAGCGAGCCGGGGACGGTGCCCGCGTGCACCTCGTCGACCGGGCGGGTGTCCACGACGGTGATCGTGTCGGCCTCGAGGGCGGACCGGACCGCGGCGGGGGCCAGCTCGGTCAGCGGGTCACGCTGGCCCAGGACGGTCGGGCCGAGCTTGTTCTGCCGCTTCATGCGGGCGAAGTAGGCGTGCGCGTCGGGCTGCCCGTCGAGCAGCTCGGCCACGAAACCCTCCTCGTCGCCGGCGGCGAGGTAGGGCGCCCACCAGGCGTGGCGGCGCTCGTAGCCGACGGTCGTGGAGGGCAGCGCACCCAGGGCCTTGCCGCAGGCCGAGCCCGCGCCGTGCGCCGGGAAGACCTGGACGTGGTCGGGCAGCGTGAGGAAGGACTCCTGCAGCGAGCGGAACAGCTGCGTCGCGCCCAGGAACCGCGTGTCGACGCCCCCGGCCGCCTCGTCGAGGAGGTCGGGGCGACCCAGGTCGCCGGAGAAGACGAGGTCCCCGGAGAGCAGGTAGCCGGGCTCGGAGCTGAAGGCGCCGTCGGTCACGAGGAAGACGAGGTGCTCGGGGGTGTGGCCCGGGGTGTGGACGGCCTGCAGGGCGACGTTGCCGAGGGTGATGGTGTCGCCGTGGTGGAGGCGGGTCCCCTCGAAGCCGTACTGCCAGTCCTCGCCGCCCTCGCCCGAGACGTAGATCCGGGCGCCGGTGGCGGCGGCCAGCTCGCGGGTGCCGGAGAGGTAGTCGGCGTGGATGTGGGTCTCGGTGACCGCGACGATCCGCATCCCGTGCCTGGCGGCGAGGTCGAGGTAGGGCTGGACGTCACGGCGGGGGTCGACGACGACCGCCTCGCCCTGCGCCTGGCAGCCGATGACGTAGCTGGCCTGGGCGAGGTCCTCGTCGTAGATGCGCTCGAGAAGCATGCGGGTCGCTCCTGGTGGTGGGAGATGGGAGGTCCTGAGCCCGAAGATATACCCCCCAGGGTATATGGAACAAGTCCGGGTGCATCCCCCACCCCGGCCCACGCCCCTACCAAGGTCGGAGCCCCACGGGGCCGGTCGACCCGATCGGCCGATGTGCGGGTGGGTCCGTCCGGCCCAGCCTGGAGGTATGACGTTCGCCCTCGCCGCCACCCTGCTCGTCCTCGCCCTGGTCGACTCGACGAGCTTCGGCACGCTGCTGATCCCGGTGTGGCTGCTGCTCGCACCCGGCCGGGTGCGGGCCGGACGCGTGCTGCTCTTCCTGGGCACCGTCGCCGCCTTCTACCTGCTC harbors:
- a CDS encoding tripartite tricarboxylate transporter permease, whose product is MESLSALLDGFQALTPMYLLFALIGVILGTAVGVLPGIGPAMSVALLLPVTFSLDPTGSIIMFAGIYYGAMYGGSTTSILLKTPGEASAVMTAIEGNKMAKAGRAPQALATAAIGSFVAGTIATALLVLVAPIVVDFAISITPADYFALMIVAFAAVTMVLGSSRIRGLASLGLGLLIGLVGLDITTGQDRLTFGAPGLLDGVDVVIVAVGIFAVGETLWIAMHLRQKPVEVIPVGRPWMSKEDWQRSWKPWLRGAGIGFPFGAMPAGGAEIPTYLSFVTEKRLSKKPEDFGHGAIEGVAGPEAANNASAAGVLVPLLTLGLPTSATAAVLLAAFQQFGIQPGPLLFNNEPQLVWALIASLFVGNTLLLLLNLPLAPVWAKLLRIPRPYLYAGILFFAAIGSYAADGTTIGLYTLFVMGLLGLVMRRYGLSVVPLIIGVILGPRAEMQLRRALQLSDGDVSVLVATPLSIVLYSFVALAVAVPLVWKWWRVSRPAASV
- a CDS encoding metal-sensitive transcriptional regulator → MVTLNEDEMAPVINRLRRAQGQIGGVIRLIEEGRDCKDVVTQLAAASKALDRAGFAIVSSGLKQCLSSPEGVQPEDQAVMEKLFLTLA
- a CDS encoding sulfite exporter TauE/SafE family protein, with product MSLTLGLTLLLAVLVGVALGLLGGGGSILTVPILTYVAGLEAKEAIAASLFVVGVTSAVSVLAHARARRVRWRTGLVFGAAGMAGAFLGGLIGGHLPGTLLMIAFALMMLATAVAMIRGRRSAPESVVRELPVPTVVLEGLVIGLVTGVVGAGGGFLVVPALVLLGGLPMSAAVATSLLVIALKSFAGLVGYLASVQLHWPLVLGVTAAAVVGSFLGARLAGVVPERALRAGFGLFVLAMGAVVLVQELGVPLWPAALAGAAVLALAAACWFVVPACPLRRLVARTA
- a CDS encoding MBL fold metallo-hydrolase, with translation MLLERIYDEDLAQASYVIGCQAQGEAVVVDPRRDVQPYLDLAARHGMRIVAVTETHIHADYLSGTRELAAATGARIYVSGEGGEDWQYGFEGTRLHHGDTITLGNVALQAVHTPGHTPEHLVFLVTDGAFSSEPGYLLSGDLVFSGDLGRPDLLDEAAGGVDTRFLGATQLFRSLQESFLTLPDHVQVFPAHGAGSACGKALGALPSTTVGYERRHAWWAPYLAAGDEEGFVAELLDGQPDAHAYFARMKRQNKLGPTVLGQRDPLTELAPAAVRSALEADTITVVDTRPVDEVHAGTVPGSLSIPVPDKAATYGAWAYDPEADDRPLVLLAPDRASAQDLRDHLVRVGVDDVTGYVTSFDGLPLERPATVPPADLEGMERALLLDVRTRTEHAAGTIPGAEQLSAGRVLWHTDRLPRDGQIVTFCQSGVRNSVAASALRRAGLDVVELEGSYAGWLQETAGRAGAAG